The Dreissena polymorpha isolate Duluth1 chromosome 10, UMN_Dpol_1.0, whole genome shotgun sequence genome includes a region encoding these proteins:
- the LOC127847857 gene encoding uncharacterized protein LOC127847857 — MSLQIRLSIIAWLAMVIRPSLEVILDKKKEEIHLPIECSFNGDISFKFTSKLSKKTQTIAACSTTINSCYLSDQLLAQRYAISKSNVGGELLIIEVSENSFGTYTCYETYNSTNSAAVDVGANDLDTSRCAAACTVVEANSSSSIGLILAGVQTLLLIACIACVIFRVNCKAFCTKRKELETEDTSDDFTKIDCEDELLKDSRAKHVSYDGIQLDSENFYMAAVPLVQTSYKTNETNMLMQSKSVPTDPYLQYKYTTHETHKLTQPQRVPLAADPPIRHPYFSTNTTTKTSSRSVNHRLANSRAGMPHRSQNNRFNV; from the exons ATGTCTTTGCAGATACGTTTGTCCATAATTGCATGGCTCGCAA TGGTGATTCGACCGTCTCTAGAAGTTATTTTAGACAAAAAGAAAGAAGAGATTCATTTACCAATAGAATGTTCTTTTAACGGCGACATATCCTTTAAATTCACGAGCAAACTATCCAAAAAAACACAGACAATTGCAGCTTGCAGTACAACTATAAACAGCTGTTACTTGAGTGACCAACTCCTGGCACAAAGATACGCAATATCAAAATCCAATGTTGGTGGAGAACTTTTGATAATTGAGGTCAGTGAAAATTCTTTCGGAACGTACACTTGCTATGAGACTTACAATTCCACGAATTCGGCTGCCGTGGATGTTGGTGCAAATGATCTAGACACGTCAAGGTGTGCCGCAGCATGTACAGTTGTCGAAG CAAATTCTTCCTCGTCCATTGGCTTAATATTAGCTGGAGTTCAGACATTGTTGTTAATTGCCTGCATTGCCTGCGTAATATTCAGAGTGAATTGTAAAG CTTTTTGTACAAAGAGAAAAGAATTGGAAACGGAAGACACAAG cgACGACTTTACAAAAATTGATTGTGAGGATGAATTATTAAAAGATTCGAGAGCTAAACATGTTAGTTATGATGGTATACAATTAGACTCTGAAAATTTCTATATGGCTGCAGTACCACTAGTGCAGACTTCTTACAAAACTAATGAAACAAACATGCTGATGCAATCGAAAAGTGTGCCTACAGATCCATACCTGCAGTATAAGTACACCACCCATGAAACACACAAGTTAACACAACCACAAAGAGTTCCTTTAGCTGCAGACCCACCTATAAGGCACCCGTATTTTTCCACGAACACAACTACGAAAACGTCATCGCGAAGTGTGAATCATCGATTGGCAAATTCCAGAGCTGGCATGCCTCATCGCAGCCAGAATAATCGTTTCAACGTGTAG